A genomic segment from Bos taurus isolate L1 Dominette 01449 registration number 42190680 breed Hereford chromosome 1, ARS-UCD2.0, whole genome shotgun sequence encodes:
- the BTD gene encoding biotinidase isoform X1, protein MQTLLTSGAMSRAGRQLALLLCSCCVAVAIPGGLAEEGCPAEPHQASRYVAAVYEHQSFLSPDPLALTSREQALELMHRNLDVYEQQVTTAARKGAQIIVFPEDGIHGFNFTRTSIYPFLDFMPSPRSVRWNPCLEPHRFNDTEVLQRLSCMAMKGEMFLVANLGTKQPCHSSDPGCPSDGRYQFNTNVVFSSNGTLVDRYRKHNLYFEAAFDTPLEVDHTVFDTPFAGKFGVFTCFDILFFDPAVRLLQDSEVKHVVYPTAWMNQLPLLAAIQIQRGFAIAFGINLLAANIHHPSLGMTGSGIHTPLKSFWHHSMDSPEGHLIIAEVARNPPGLISAGNATGKTDPFHRKFLQLLAGDPYSEKDAQDVHCDAAPKSTTNASPTFNSEMMYDNFTLVPVWGRDGHVHVCAHGLCCHLLYQRPTVSQELYALGVFDGLHTVHGTYYVQVCALVKCGGLGFDTCGQEITEAMGMFEFHLWGNFSTSYIFPMLLTSGMMLETPDQLGWESDQYFLKKRGLSSGLVTAALYGRLYERD, encoded by the exons ACTGACGAGCGGCGCCATGTCCAGAGCCGGCCGGCAGCTGGCCCTTCTCCTGTGCAGCTGCTGCGTGGCTGTGGCCATCCCGGGGGGCCTGGCCGAGGAGGGCTGTCCGGCTGAGCCCCACCAGGCCTCCCGCTACGTGGCCGCTGTGTACGAGCACCAATCCTTCCTGAGTCCCGACCCGCTGGCCCTCACCAGCCGCGAGCAAGCCTTGGAGCTCATGCATCGGAACCTCGACGTCTACGAGCAGCAAGTGACAACTGCGGCCCGAAAG GGTGCACAGATCATAGTGTTTCCAGAAGACGGCATCCACGGATTCAACTTTACAAGGACATCCATTTACCCGTTCTTGGACTTCATGCCATCTCCCCGCTCAGTCAGGTGGAACCCGTGCCTGGAGCCCCACCGCTTCAATGACACGGAG GTCCTCCAGCGCCTGAGTTGCATGGCTATGAAGGGAGAGATGTTCCTGGTGGCCAATCTTGGGACAAAGCAGCCTTGCCATAGCAGTGACCCAGGGTGCCCGAGTGACGGTAGATACCAGTTTAACACGAACGTTGTGTTCAGCAGTAATGGAACCCTGGTTGACCGCTACCGCAAACACAACCTCTATTTTGAGGCAGCGTTCGATACCCCTCTGGAGGTGGATCACACAGTCTTCGACACCCCCTTCGCTGGCAAGTTCGGCGTCTTCACTTGCTTTGACATATTGTTCTTTGACCCTGCCGTTAGGCTCCTCCAGGACTCCGAGGTGAAGCACGTTGTGTATCCGACTGCCTGGATGAACCAGCTGCCACTCTTGGCAGCCattcagattcagagaggttTTGCCATCGCCTTTGGCATCAACCTTCTGGCTGCGAACATCCACCACCCATCTCTGGGGATGACGGGGAGTGGCATACACACCCCTCTGAAGTCCTTTTGGCACCACAGCATGGACAGCCCTGAAGGCCACCTCATAATTGCTGAGGTGGCCAGAAACCCACCGGGCCTCATCAGTGCAGGGAACGCCACAGGGAAAACGGACCCATTCCACAGGAAGTTTTTACAACTCTTGGCAGGGGATCCCTACTCAGAGAAGGATGCCCAGGACGTCCATTGTGATGCGGCCCCCAAATCAACCACGAATGCCTCTCCCACGTTTAACTCTGAGATGATGTATGACAATTTCACCCTGGTTCCCGTGTGGGGAAGGGACGGCCACGTCCACGTCTGTGCACACGGCCTCTGCTGTCATCTGCTTTACCAGAGGCCCACCGTGTCCCAGGAGCTGTATGCCCTGGGGGTCTTCGATGGTCTTCACACCGTGCACGGCACCTACTatgtccaagtctgtgccctggtCAAGTGTGGGGGTCTTGGCTTTGACACGTGTGGGCAGGAGATCACAGAGGCCATGGGGATGTTCGAGTTTCACCTGTGGGGGAACTTCAGTACTTCTTATATCTTCCCAATGCTTCTGACCTCAGGGATGATGCTGGAAACCCCTGACCAGCTGGGCTGGGAGAGTGATCAGTATTTCCTGAAGAAGAGGGGACTGTCCTCTGGGCTGGTGACGGCAGCTCTCTACGGGCGGTTATATGAGAGGGACTAG
- the BTD gene encoding biotinidase precursor (The RefSeq protein has 1 substitution compared to this genomic sequence), translating into MSRAGRQLALLLCSCCVAVAIPGGLAEEGCPAEPHQASRYVAAVYEHQSFLSPDPLALTSREQALELMHRNLDVYEQQVTTAARKGAQIIVFPEDGIHGFNFTRTSIYPFLDFMPSPRSVRWNPCLEPHRFNDTEVLQRLSCMAMKGEMFLVANLGTKQPCHSSDPGCPSDGRYQFNTNVVFSSNGTLVDRYRKHNLYFEAAFDTPLEVDHTVFDTPFAGKFGVFTCFDILFFDPAVRLLQDSEVKHVVYPTAWMNQLPLLAAIQIQRGFAIAFVINLLAANIHHPSLGMTGSGIHTPLKSFWHHSMDSPEGHLIIAEVARNPPGLISAGNATGKTDPFHRKFLQLLAGDPYSEKDAQDVHCDAAPKSTTNASPTFNSEMMYDNFTLVPVWGRDGHVHVCAHGLCCHLLYQRPTVSQELYALGVFDGLHTVHGTYYVQVCALVKCGGLGFDTCGQEITEAMGMFEFHLWGNFSTSYIFPMLLTSGMMLETPDQLGWESDQYFLKKRGLSSGLVTAALYGRLYERD; encoded by the exons ATGTCCAGAGCCGGCCGGCAGCTGGCCCTTCTCCTGTGCAGCTGCTGCGTGGCTGTGGCCATCCCGGGGGGCCTGGCCGAGGAGGGCTGTCCGGCTGAGCCCCACCAGGCCTCCCGCTACGTGGCCGCTGTGTACGAGCACCAATCCTTCCTGAGTCCCGACCCGCTGGCCCTCACCAGCCGCGAGCAAGCCTTGGAGCTCATGCATCGGAACCTCGACGTCTACGAGCAGCAAGTGACAACTGCGGCCCGAAAG GGTGCACAGATCATAGTGTTTCCAGAAGACGGCATCCACGGATTCAACTTTACAAGGACATCCATTTACCCGTTCTTGGACTTCATGCCATCTCCCCGCTCAGTCAGGTGGAACCCGTGCCTGGAGCCCCACCGCTTCAATGACACGGAG GTCCTCCAGCGCCTGAGTTGCATGGCTATGAAGGGAGAGATGTTCCTGGTGGCCAATCTTGGGACAAAGCAGCCTTGCCATAGCAGTGACCCAGGGTGCCCGAGTGACGGTAGATACCAGTTTAACACGAACGTTGTGTTCAGCAGTAATGGAACCCTGGTTGACCGCTACCGCAAACACAACCTCTATTTTGAGGCAGCGTTCGATACCCCTCTGGAGGTGGATCACACAGTCTTCGACACCCCCTTCGCTGGCAAGTTCGGCGTCTTCACTTGCTTTGACATATTGTTCTTTGACCCTGCCGTTAGGCTCCTCCAGGACTCCGAGGTGAAGCACGTTGTGTATCCGACTGCCTGGATGAACCAGCTGCCACTCTTGGCAGCCattcagattcagagaggttTTGCCATCGCCTTTGGCATCAACCTTCTGGCTGCGAACATCCACCACCCATCTCTGGGGATGACGGGGAGTGGCATACACACCCCTCTGAAGTCCTTTTGGCACCACAGCATGGACAGCCCTGAAGGCCACCTCATAATTGCTGAGGTGGCCAGAAACCCACCGGGCCTCATCAGTGCAGGGAACGCCACAGGGAAAACGGACCCATTCCACAGGAAGTTTTTACAACTCTTGGCAGGGGATCCCTACTCAGAGAAGGATGCCCAGGACGTCCATTGTGATGCGGCCCCCAAATCAACCACGAATGCCTCTCCCACGTTTAACTCTGAGATGATGTATGACAATTTCACCCTGGTTCCCGTGTGGGGAAGGGACGGCCACGTCCACGTCTGTGCACACGGCCTCTGCTGTCATCTGCTTTACCAGAGGCCCACCGTGTCCCAGGAGCTGTATGCCCTGGGGGTCTTCGATGGTCTTCACACCGTGCACGGCACCTACTatgtccaagtctgtgccctggtCAAGTGTGGGGGTCTTGGCTTTGACACGTGTGGGCAGGAGATCACAGAGGCCATGGGGATGTTCGAGTTTCACCTGTGGGGGAACTTCAGTACTTCTTATATCTTCCCAATGCTTCTGACCTCAGGGATGATGCTGGAAACCCCTGACCAGCTGGGCTGGGAGAGTGATCAGTATTTCCTGAAGAAGAGGGGACTGTCCTCTGGGCTGGTGACGGCAGCTCTCTACGGGCGGTTATATGAGAGGGACTAG